The Cellulophaga sp. L1A9 genome window below encodes:
- a CDS encoding glycoside hydrolase family 65 protein, whose translation MNQDYIKPDVWSIIEEGFDKERVKSSESLFSMGNGAMGQRANFEEKYTGHTFQGSYIAGVYYPDKTRVGWWKNGYPEYFAKVLNAPNWIGIDVEINGEYLDLNTCKVVSGYTRELNMKEGWYQRSFEAILPNDIKIKVRATRFLSLAINEIGAIAYEVTPLEADVEVIFEPYLDSGITNEDSNWDDKFWNTTAIASEGNQAFIEAHTMKTNFATCTFMQSQLIYNGEVTIQTPVESKTEFLVKHSYTQHVKKGETVALHKFGGYTVDRNHKPSELITAAKTTLKKALNLGFNALLDTQKLAWAKIWEMSDITIAGDVKAQQGIRFNIFQLNQTYLGTDSRLNIGPKGFTGEKYGGSTYWDTEAYCIPFYMATKEPKVARNLLEYRYNHLEKAIENAQKLGFSNGAALYPMVTMNGEECHNEWEITFEEIHRNGAIAFAIYNYYRYTGDYTYIPEMGLEVLIGIARFWHQRATFSTQKDKYVILGVTGPNEYENNINNNWYTNYLAKWCINYALEQLQKVKDGYSDDYYRIIGVTKLNDNETEKWAEVAKNMYFPFSKEHDIFLQQDGFLDKELITVANLPKSQRPINQKWSWDRILRSPYIKQADTLQGFYLFEDQFSLEALEKHFDFYEPFTVHESSLSPCVHSIQASKLNRMQQAYRFYLRTSRLDLDDYNKEVEEGLHITSMAGTWMSIVEGFGGMRVVEDKLSFIPRIPEQWEAYSFKINFRNRILKVTVSQKETKFQLEGAEETSIRVHGKRVVIASEKETVVSN comes from the coding sequence ATGAATCAAGATTATATAAAACCAGATGTTTGGTCAATTATAGAAGAAGGTTTTGATAAAGAACGTGTAAAGTCTTCCGAAAGTTTATTTAGTATGGGTAACGGTGCTATGGGGCAACGTGCTAATTTTGAAGAGAAATATACAGGTCACACCTTTCAAGGAAGCTATATAGCGGGTGTTTATTATCCGGATAAAACACGTGTGGGGTGGTGGAAAAATGGGTATCCAGAATACTTTGCAAAAGTATTGAATGCACCTAACTGGATAGGAATTGATGTTGAGATTAATGGAGAATACTTAGATCTAAACACTTGTAAAGTTGTTTCAGGGTATACGCGAGAACTTAACATGAAAGAAGGTTGGTATCAACGTTCTTTTGAAGCCATTTTGCCTAATGATATTAAAATTAAGGTTAGGGCAACCCGATTTTTAAGTTTAGCTATTAATGAAATAGGAGCGATAGCGTATGAAGTAACTCCGCTTGAAGCGGATGTTGAAGTAATCTTTGAGCCTTATTTAGATAGTGGTATTACCAATGAGGATAGTAATTGGGATGATAAATTTTGGAATACCACTGCTATTGCTTCAGAAGGAAATCAAGCTTTTATTGAAGCACATACCATGAAAACTAATTTTGCGACCTGTACCTTTATGCAGTCGCAATTGATTTATAATGGCGAAGTAACTATTCAAACCCCTGTAGAATCTAAGACGGAATTTTTAGTTAAACATTCCTACACACAACACGTGAAAAAAGGAGAAACGGTTGCGCTTCATAAATTTGGGGGGTACACTGTAGATAGAAACCACAAGCCATCAGAATTAATAACAGCAGCAAAAACAACGTTAAAAAAGGCATTAAATCTAGGGTTTAATGCGCTTTTAGATACTCAAAAATTAGCTTGGGCAAAAATCTGGGAGATGAGTGATATTACAATCGCTGGCGATGTAAAAGCGCAACAGGGTATCCGATTTAATATTTTTCAATTGAACCAAACGTATTTAGGAACAGATTCTCGTTTGAATATTGGCCCTAAAGGATTTACGGGGGAAAAGTATGGAGGAAGCACCTATTGGGACACAGAAGCGTATTGTATTCCGTTTTATATGGCAACGAAAGAGCCAAAAGTGGCACGTAATCTTCTAGAATACCGATACAATCATTTAGAAAAAGCAATTGAAAATGCTCAGAAATTAGGCTTTTCTAATGGAGCAGCATTATATCCAATGGTTACCATGAATGGGGAAGAATGCCATAACGAATGGGAAATTACTTTTGAGGAAATCCATAGAAATGGTGCTATTGCTTTCGCTATATATAATTACTACCGTTATACGGGTGATTATACGTATATACCAGAAATGGGGTTAGAGGTGCTTATCGGTATTGCGCGTTTTTGGCATCAGAGAGCTACTTTTTCTACACAGAAAGATAAATATGTAATCTTAGGGGTTACGGGTCCTAATGAATATGAAAATAACATCAACAACAACTGGTACACTAATTATTTAGCAAAATGGTGTATTAATTACGCGCTAGAACAACTTCAGAAAGTAAAAGACGGCTATTCTGATGATTACTATAGAATTATTGGGGTTACTAAACTCAATGATAATGAAACAGAGAAATGGGCTGAGGTAGCTAAAAACATGTATTTTCCGTTTTCAAAAGAACATGATATTTTCCTTCAACAAGATGGGTTTTTAGATAAAGAATTAATAACAGTAGCCAATTTACCGAAATCTCAGCGTCCTATCAATCAAAAATGGAGCTGGGATCGTATTTTGCGTTCTCCATATATAAAGCAAGCAGATACCTTGCAGGGGTTTTATCTTTTCGAAGATCAATTTTCCTTAGAAGCCCTAGAAAAACATTTCGATTTTTATGAACCATTTACAGTACATGAATCATCATTGTCTCCTTGCGTACATAGTATACAAGCGTCTAAGTTAAATAGAATGCAACAGGCCTATAGGTTCTATTTACGGACTTCGCGTTTGGATCTGGATGATTACAATAAGGAAGTAGAAGAAGGTTTGCACATTACGTCAATGGCAGGTACTTGGATGAGTATTGTTGAGGGTTTTGGAGGTATGCGTGTGGTCGAAGATAAATTATCTTTCATTCCTAGAATCCCAGAACAATGGGAAGCATATTCGTTTAAAATAAACTTCAGGAATCGGATCCTAAAAGTTACCGTTTCGCAAAAAGAGACTAAATTTCAATTGGAAGGGGCGGAAGAAACATCAATACGTGTTCATGGAAAACGCGTGGTTATAGCATCCGAAAAAGAAACCGTAGTTTCTAACTAA
- the pgmB gene encoding beta-phosphoglucomutase: MNNIKTGFIFDLDGVIVDTAKYHYLAWRKLAHELGFEFTHEQNELFKGVSRKRCLEILLDIGGIKATQEQFDTWMIEKNVDYLAYIENMNASEILPDVPKVLEYLKNKNIPIALGSASKNAKPILEKVNLLSYFNTIVDGNNVTKAKPDPEVFLIAAEQLGVAPSNCIVFEDAVAGIEAANAAHMVSIGIGDANTLSEAKYNFKDFTEISLAFLDTLIVH; encoded by the coding sequence ATGAATAATATTAAAACAGGTTTTATTTTTGATTTAGACGGAGTCATCGTAGATACTGCAAAATATCATTATTTGGCATGGAGAAAACTAGCCCATGAGTTAGGTTTTGAGTTTACTCACGAGCAAAATGAACTTTTTAAAGGCGTAAGTAGAAAACGATGCTTGGAAATACTTTTAGATATCGGTGGAATTAAAGCTACGCAAGAACAATTTGATACTTGGATGATTGAAAAGAATGTAGACTACCTAGCCTACATTGAAAATATGAATGCTTCTGAGATTTTACCAGATGTGCCTAAAGTACTAGAATACCTAAAGAATAAAAACATTCCTATTGCCTTAGGTTCTGCAAGTAAAAATGCAAAGCCTATTTTAGAGAAAGTAAACTTATTGTCTTATTTTAATACCATAGTAGACGGTAATAATGTTACCAAAGCTAAGCCAGATCCTGAAGTGTTTTTAATTGCTGCAGAACAATTAGGGGTAGCCCCTAGTAATTGTATTGTTTTTGAAGATGCGGTTGCAGGAATAGAAGCTGCGAATGCAGCACATATGGTAAGTATAGGTATTGGGGATGCTAATACGCTCTCAGAGGCAAAGTATAATTTTAAAGATTTTACAGAAATAAGTCTAGCATTTTTAGATACACTTATTGTTCATTAG
- a CDS encoding LacI family DNA-binding transcriptional regulator, translating into MLKRKITLKHIARELEVSISTVSKALKNSEEISRDTKEKIQAFAKLYNYKPNNIAISLKNKSTKNIAVIIPDIVHHFFTTVFHGIEKIANEKGYNVILCVSDESFDKEVINMEILANGSVDGFIMSLSSETQLKNDYNHLKELTEQGIPLVLFDRVTDQVACDKVLINDRDGAYRSVKKLIENGKKRIALVATEDYLSVSKERADGYFQALKEFNIEVEENLILKLPSMSSVEGNAMESFLKNEKVDAVLCVNEIYAIHGMRIAQKLGFKIPQDIEFIGFTDGILSKFSNPTLTAVAQHGEKMGEIAAEMLIEKIESDNEVETYRTEILEPTIMERESTLNA; encoded by the coding sequence ATGTTAAAGCGAAAAATAACACTAAAGCATATTGCAAGAGAATTGGAAGTTTCTATTTCTACAGTTTCTAAGGCACTTAAAAATAGTGAAGAAATTAGTAGAGATACTAAAGAGAAAATTCAAGCTTTTGCAAAGCTTTACAATTACAAACCGAATAATATTGCTATAAGTTTAAAGAATAAAAGCACTAAAAATATCGCGGTAATTATTCCAGATATTGTTCATCATTTTTTTACTACTGTTTTTCATGGTATAGAGAAGATAGCCAATGAAAAAGGATACAATGTTATCCTATGTGTCTCAGATGAATCTTTTGATAAGGAAGTAATTAACATGGAAATACTAGCCAATGGAAGTGTGGATGGTTTTATTATGTCTTTATCTTCTGAAACGCAACTTAAAAATGATTACAACCATCTAAAGGAGCTTACGGAACAAGGTATTCCTTTAGTGCTGTTTGATCGGGTTACGGACCAAGTGGCTTGTGATAAAGTTTTAATTAATGATAGAGACGGAGCTTACAGGTCTGTCAAGAAATTAATAGAAAATGGTAAGAAGAGGATTGCTCTAGTCGCTACAGAAGATTATTTGAGTGTAAGTAAAGAAAGGGCCGATGGTTACTTTCAAGCTTTAAAAGAGTTTAATATTGAGGTAGAGGAAAATCTGATTTTAAAGTTGCCTTCTATGAGTAGTGTAGAAGGTAATGCAATGGAGTCTTTTTTAAAGAATGAAAAAGTAGATGCCGTTCTGTGTGTAAACGAAATATATGCCATTCATGGCATGCGTATCGCTCAAAAATTAGGATTTAAGATTCCTCAAGATATTGAGTTTATAGGTTTTACAGATGGTATTTTATCTAAATTCTCAAACCCTACATTGACTGCAGTTGCGCAACATGGGGAAAAAATGGGAGAGATTGCTGCTGAAATGTTGATTGAAAAGATAGAAAGTGATAATGAGGTAGAAACGTATCGTACTGAAATCTTAGAACCTACCATAATGGAAAGAGAATCGACACTTAATGCTTAA
- a CDS encoding SusC/RagA family TonB-linked outer membrane protein produces MKIKLFKSLLIAGAFLCFGMIQAQEVSGTVSDASGPLPGASVLVKGTTNGTQTDFDGNFSLSNVASDATLLFSYIGYKTSEIAVNGKTTVNITLTEDAEALDEVVIVGYGSTTVKDATGSVTAVKSEDFNGGVISSPEQLIQGKTAGVQISQGSGEPGAGVAIRIRGTSSVRSNNNPLFVVDGVPLPSGDSSAEGANVGIGTSAAKNPLSFLNPSDIESMSILKDASATAIYGSRGANGVVIITTKSGKSGSKKGIFEFSSDVSFSSPANEYDLLNRSQFLSAVDAFGGTATDLGNDTDWQSFVTRNSSSTNNNFAYSRNYGSGNVRATLNYGKQFGIIEKSSQERATARINVSQRLFDDKLKLDLQGTISKVNDEAPPLSGSAGSTGDLLGAAYSANPTWPSDPNFNPGDRINPINLLNSWQSLTDTNRFLANLSADYAVTNELNAKVTFGYDKSESTKEASLSSESLNVGRGAGGNGRGGLNDLTSENRLFEFTLNYKKEFENSNLDILGGFSYQDFNSRGRNIEGWGYSTTDLNQMARDLSSSANTLESLITGAYQQYGYSFDVSNNPNGLFVNRLLPTIATDYLGDVEGLPVRAVFADTFDNTDEIQSFFGRINYSLSNKYLFTATVRADGSSRFGSNNQYGIFPSAAFAWKINEEDFIGESISTLKLRLSYGITGNQDGLGYGRFVRRERYSGGSVADGGAINVPGVNTVDFANPDLKWEETTQYNVGVDFGFSDDRFTGSFDIYRKETRDLLLSVESAQPSPQPFFFQNLDAVVLNQGAEFSINYDLLQGDNFNWNVGFNVAYNSNEIQDFEGAITAGTIRGAGLSNAFAQRLESGQPLYSFYLRKFEGFDSNGNPIFEGGIDNQQFVGKSALPDFTGGLSTSANYKNWSASLYFNGQFGNYIYNNTANAFFTGGAIGSGNNVTQDVVNLAGVEGRFAEASVSDRFLEKGDFVRLQTASISYNVPLTDGFFKSMRLSLTGQNLFVITDYSGLDPEVSVIPGGGDLLNGLPIAGIDYTSFPRPRTYTFGFNVTF; encoded by the coding sequence ATGAAGATTAAGCTATTTAAAAGCTTGCTTATTGCTGGGGCATTTCTATGCTTTGGCATGATACAAGCACAGGAGGTATCAGGAACCGTTTCTGATGCTAGTGGACCTCTACCTGGAGCGAGTGTTCTAGTAAAAGGTACAACCAACGGTACGCAAACCGATTTTGACGGAAATTTCTCATTAAGCAACGTAGCATCTGATGCTACCTTATTGTTTAGCTATATAGGATATAAAACATCCGAAATTGCTGTAAATGGGAAAACAACCGTGAACATAACTCTTACTGAAGACGCAGAGGCATTAGACGAAGTTGTTATTGTAGGGTATGGTAGTACAACTGTAAAAGACGCTACAGGATCTGTAACAGCTGTAAAATCTGAAGACTTTAATGGAGGTGTCATATCATCACCTGAACAATTAATACAAGGAAAAACAGCCGGGGTTCAGATTTCACAAGGAAGTGGAGAACCAGGAGCAGGAGTTGCGATAAGAATACGCGGTACTTCTTCTGTTCGTTCTAATAACAACCCTTTGTTTGTAGTTGACGGAGTTCCTTTACCTTCTGGTGATTCTTCTGCTGAAGGTGCAAATGTCGGCATTGGTACCAGTGCTGCTAAAAACCCGCTAAGTTTCTTAAATCCTTCTGATATTGAAAGTATGAGCATTTTGAAAGATGCATCTGCAACCGCAATTTACGGATCAAGAGGTGCAAATGGAGTGGTAATAATTACGACTAAGAGTGGAAAATCAGGCAGTAAAAAAGGAATTTTTGAATTTTCATCAGATGTTAGTTTCTCATCTCCTGCAAATGAATATGACTTACTTAACAGAAGCCAGTTTTTAAGTGCTGTTGATGCTTTTGGAGGAACAGCTACTGATCTAGGAAATGATACTGATTGGCAGTCTTTTGTAACTAGAAACTCTTCTTCAACAAATAATAATTTTGCATATTCTAGAAATTATGGCTCTGGTAATGTAAGAGCAACTTTAAACTACGGTAAGCAATTTGGTATTATTGAAAAATCATCTCAAGAAAGAGCTACTGCAAGAATCAATGTTTCACAACGATTATTTGATGACAAATTAAAATTAGACCTTCAAGGTACTATTTCAAAAGTGAATGATGAAGCCCCGCCCCTTAGTGGTAGTGCAGGCTCAACAGGAGATTTATTAGGAGCAGCATATTCTGCTAATCCAACTTGGCCATCTGATCCTAATTTTAATCCAGGAGATCGTATTAATCCAATTAATTTATTAAATAGCTGGCAGAGTCTAACTGATACAAATCGTTTCCTAGCTAATTTATCCGCAGATTACGCAGTTACTAACGAGTTAAATGCTAAAGTAACTTTTGGTTATGATAAATCAGAATCAACCAAAGAAGCGTCTTTAAGTTCTGAATCTCTTAACGTAGGTAGAGGTGCTGGTGGTAATGGACGGGGAGGATTAAATGATCTGACTAGCGAAAACCGCCTTTTTGAATTTACTTTAAATTACAAGAAAGAATTTGAAAATTCAAATTTAGATATTCTTGGAGGATTTTCTTATCAGGATTTTAATTCTAGAGGTAGAAATATAGAGGGTTGGGGCTATAGTACAACCGATTTAAACCAAATGGCTCGAGATTTATCGAGCTCAGCTAATACATTAGAATCTTTAATTACAGGAGCATACCAACAATATGGTTATTCTTTTGATGTATCAAACAACCCCAACGGCTTATTTGTAAACAGACTTTTGCCAACCATAGCAACAGATTACCTTGGTGACGTTGAAGGATTACCTGTTAGAGCAGTATTTGCAGATACATTCGATAATACAGATGAAATCCAATCATTCTTTGGAAGAATTAATTATAGCTTATCCAATAAATATTTATTTACAGCAACCGTTAGAGCAGATGGTTCTTCTCGTTTTGGTTCAAATAATCAATACGGTATTTTCCCTTCTGCAGCATTTGCATGGAAAATCAACGAAGAAGATTTTATTGGCGAATCAATTTCTACCTTAAAACTTAGATTAAGTTATGGTATAACAGGTAATCAAGACGGCTTAGGGTATGGAAGATTTGTAAGAAGAGAAAGATATTCTGGTGGCTCAGTAGCTGATGGAGGTGCAATTAATGTTCCTGGTGTTAACACTGTTGATTTTGCTAACCCTGATTTAAAATGGGAAGAAACAACACAATATAATGTAGGTGTTGATTTCGGTTTTTCTGACGATAGATTTACCGGTAGTTTTGATATTTACAGAAAAGAGACTAGAGATTTATTACTAAGCGTTGAGTCTGCTCAACCTTCTCCTCAACCATTTTTCTTCCAAAATTTGGATGCTGTAGTATTAAACCAAGGGGCAGAATTTTCAATCAATTACGACCTGCTACAAGGGGATAATTTCAATTGGAACGTAGGCTTCAACGTTGCATATAACAGTAATGAGATACAAGATTTTGAAGGAGCTATTACCGCTGGAACCATTCGTGGAGCTGGATTAAGTAATGCATTTGCTCAACGACTGGAAAGCGGTCAACCTCTTTATTCTTTTTATCTGAGAAAATTTGAAGGTTTTGACAGTAATGGCAATCCTATTTTCGAAGGAGGTATCGATAATCAGCAGTTTGTAGGTAAAAGTGCTTTACCTGATTTTACAGGAGGTTTATCTACAAGTGCTAATTACAAAAACTGGTCAGCGTCTCTATATTTTAATGGCCAATTTGGAAACTACATATACAATAATACTGCCAATGCATTTTTCACAGGAGGTGCAATTGGAAGCGGTAATAATGTGACACAAGATGTTGTTAATTTAGCAGGAGTTGAGGGTCGTTTTGCTGAAGCCTCCGTATCTGATCGTTTTTTAGAAAAAGGTGATTTTGTACGATTACAAACAGCATCCATTAGCTACAATGTTCCTCTTACTGATGGTTTTTTTAAATCAATGCGCTTAAGCCTTACTGGTCAAAATTTGTTTGTGATTACAGATTATTCTGGATTAGATCCTGAAGTTAGTGTAATACCAGGTGGTGGAGATCTTTTGAATGGCTTACCTATAGCGGGAATAGACTATACATCATTTCCAAGGCCAAGAACTTATACATTCGGCTTTAACGTAACATTTTAA
- a CDS encoding RagB/SusD family nutrient uptake outer membrane protein, producing the protein MKTKIILKSLLLASTVVATFLSCTDLEIEETDSIITADSGSSEFTPLSDPSSSLSDLYNKIGGDFQSQETMYAMSEVASDELLIPTRGTDWGDNGVWRQMHTHTWRSDHIFIRNAWNNLNQSIFRATEILESSPSAQVVAEAKFLRAFNMFFVMDLFGVVPFREVTEGPDVNPKVLSRVEAYNFIETDLLDALADLPEGSTGTANTGKATKATVNFLLAKLYLNSFVYNGTGTPENATMQKVIDNVDAIAASGFSIDQNGYFQIFEPSDDTETILHLSSEVGPRIWNTLHYNQNSPDNDGGGWNGFSTLSEFYDSFEGAENSNYVGDNQEERRGFVPDATTANNLNLGIGYGFLIGQQYNEDGTALKNRQGQPLSFTKEIPALVGNTEVEGIRLIKYHPYDPTDTEDTESPLVNSFRRHQILFRYADAHLMKAEAMMRMGGDATTLVNELRVNRENTSELAAVSIDDILAERGRELYIEYWRRNDLVRFDKFTAPWQLKEVSGDPNVNLYPIPQTALLSNPNLVQNPGY; encoded by the coding sequence ATGAAAACTAAAATAATACTTAAAAGCTTGCTACTAGCCTCTACGGTAGTAGCTACGTTTTTATCATGTACAGACCTAGAAATTGAGGAAACTGATTCTATTATTACAGCAGATAGTGGCAGTAGTGAATTTACACCATTGTCAGACCCATCATCATCACTTAGTGACCTATACAATAAGATAGGAGGAGATTTTCAAAGTCAAGAAACCATGTATGCCATGTCAGAAGTAGCTTCTGACGAACTTTTGATTCCTACTAGAGGTACCGACTGGGGTGATAATGGCGTTTGGAGACAAATGCACACACACACCTGGAGATCTGACCATATATTTATCAGAAATGCTTGGAATAATTTAAATCAAAGTATTTTTAGGGCCACAGAAATATTAGAAAGTAGTCCTAGCGCACAAGTAGTTGCAGAAGCAAAATTTCTTAGAGCATTCAACATGTTCTTTGTAATGGACTTATTCGGAGTTGTTCCATTTAGAGAAGTTACGGAGGGTCCTGATGTTAACCCTAAGGTATTAAGCCGAGTAGAAGCATATAACTTCATAGAGACTGATTTACTTGATGCATTGGCCGATCTACCAGAAGGAAGTACAGGAACTGCAAATACAGGTAAAGCTACAAAAGCAACTGTAAATTTTCTTTTAGCAAAACTATACTTAAATTCTTTTGTATACAATGGAACTGGAACGCCAGAAAATGCTACTATGCAAAAAGTTATTGACAATGTTGATGCCATAGCAGCTAGCGGTTTTAGTATTGACCAAAACGGTTATTTTCAAATTTTTGAACCCTCAGATGATACCGAAACTATTCTACATTTAAGTAGTGAAGTGGGGCCTAGAATTTGGAATACTTTACATTATAATCAAAACTCTCCAGATAACGACGGAGGTGGATGGAATGGGTTTTCTACCCTTTCTGAATTCTACGATTCTTTCGAAGGCGCTGAAAACTCAAATTATGTTGGAGATAACCAAGAAGAACGTAGAGGGTTTGTGCCTGATGCTACAACTGCTAATAATCTAAACTTAGGTATTGGATATGGTTTTCTTATTGGACAACAATACAACGAAGATGGCACAGCACTTAAAAACAGACAAGGCCAGCCATTAAGTTTTACAAAAGAGATACCTGCATTAGTAGGTAATACCGAGGTAGAAGGTATACGTTTAATTAAATACCATCCTTACGATCCCACTGATACTGAAGACACAGAATCACCCCTTGTCAATTCCTTTAGACGTCATCAAATTCTATTCAGATATGCTGATGCACATTTAATGAAAGCAGAAGCCATGATGAGAATGGGTGGAGATGCTACTACTTTAGTGAATGAATTAAGAGTTAATAGAGAAAATACTTCTGAATTAGCCGCTGTATCAATAGATGATATTCTTGCTGAGAGAGGACGTGAATTATACATTGAATACTGGAGAAGAAATGACCTGGTAAGATTTGATAAATTTACAGCTCCATGGCAACTAAAAGAAGTTTCTGGAGACCCTAATGTAAATTTATATCCTATTCCACAAACCGCATTACTTTCTAATCCTAATTTAGTACAGAATCCTGGATACTAA